A region of Anopheles merus strain MAF chromosome 2R, AmerM5.1, whole genome shotgun sequence DNA encodes the following proteins:
- the LOC121589772 gene encoding uncharacterized protein LOC121589772 isoform X4 yields the protein MMSMMLPPFFGSSIFGGRVEKPLMALSLESSETAAAPASDQLDDDDYDYDDVDGDEDRREGFFPLTSYQLRQLTSSRRFYDMVLGVLGVMETEARHQVQRARERKQEIVRSANGGDDRPTSEEQPA from the exons ATGATGTCGATGATG CTACCGCCGTTTTTCGGCAGTTCAATTTTCGGAGGACGGGTGGAGAAACCACTGATGGCACTATCGCTAGAATCTAGCGAGACGGCAGCTGCGCCGGCTTCCGACCAGCTTGATGACGATGATTACGATTATGATGATGTCGATGGTGATGAGGATCGAAGGGAAGGGTTTTTCCCACTCACCAGCTATCAGCTGAGGCAGCTAACCAGCTCCAGGCGGTTTTACGATATGGTGCTGGGCGTGCTGGGCGTGATGGAGACCGAAGCGCGCCACCAAGTGCAACGTGCCCGGGAGCGTAAGCAGGAAATCGTGCGATCAGCAAACGGTGGGGACGATCGGCCGACGTCCGAAGAGCAACCGGCGTAA
- the LOC121589772 gene encoding uncharacterized protein LOC121589772 isoform X3 encodes MVIARRADWGCLLCLCLPPFFGSSIFGGRVEKPLMALSLESSETAAAPASDQLDDDDYDYDDVDGDEDRREGFFPLTSYQLRQLTSSRRFYDMVLGVLGVMETEARHQVQRARERKQEIVRSANGGDDRPTSEEQPA; translated from the exons ATGGTCATTGCTCGCCGTGCCGATTGGGGTTGCCttctctgtctgtgt CTACCGCCGTTTTTCGGCAGTTCAATTTTCGGAGGACGGGTGGAGAAACCACTGATGGCACTATCGCTAGAATCTAGCGAGACGGCAGCTGCGCCGGCTTCCGACCAGCTTGATGACGATGATTACGATTATGATGATGTCGATGGTGATGAGGATCGAAGGGAAGGGTTTTTCCCACTCACCAGCTATCAGCTGAGGCAGCTAACCAGCTCCAGGCGGTTTTACGATATGGTGCTGGGCGTGCTGGGCGTGATGGAGACCGAAGCGCGCCACCAAGTGCAACGTGCCCGGGAGCGTAAGCAGGAAATCGTGCGATCAGCAAACGGTGGGGACGATCGGCCGACGTCCGAAGAGCAACCGGCGTAA
- the LOC121589772 gene encoding uncharacterized protein LOC121589772 isoform X2, which translates to MVIARRADWGCLLCLCVCLPPFFGSSIFGGRVEKPLMALSLESSETAAAPASDQLDDDDYDYDDVDGDEDRREGFFPLTSYQLRQLTSSRRFYDMVLGVLGVMETEARHQVQRARERKQEIVRSANGGDDRPTSEEQPA; encoded by the exons ATGGTCATTGCTCGCCGTGCCGATTGGGGTTGCCttctctgtctgtgtgtgtgt CTACCGCCGTTTTTCGGCAGTTCAATTTTCGGAGGACGGGTGGAGAAACCACTGATGGCACTATCGCTAGAATCTAGCGAGACGGCAGCTGCGCCGGCTTCCGACCAGCTTGATGACGATGATTACGATTATGATGATGTCGATGGTGATGAGGATCGAAGGGAAGGGTTTTTCCCACTCACCAGCTATCAGCTGAGGCAGCTAACCAGCTCCAGGCGGTTTTACGATATGGTGCTGGGCGTGCTGGGCGTGATGGAGACCGAAGCGCGCCACCAAGTGCAACGTGCCCGGGAGCGTAAGCAGGAAATCGTGCGATCAGCAAACGGTGGGGACGATCGGCCGACGTCCGAAGAGCAACCGGCGTAA
- the LOC121589772 gene encoding uncharacterized protein LOC121589772 isoform X1, protein MQLVQIVTVFSCIVLQLQSVAGLPPFFGSSIFGGRVEKPLMALSLESSETAAAPASDQLDDDDYDYDDVDGDEDRREGFFPLTSYQLRQLTSSRRFYDMVLGVLGVMETEARHQVQRARERKQEIVRSANGGDDRPTSEEQPA, encoded by the exons ATGCAGCTCGTACAGATAGTAACCGTGTTCAGCTGTATCGTTTTACAGCTTCAATCAGTGGCAGGT CTACCGCCGTTTTTCGGCAGTTCAATTTTCGGAGGACGGGTGGAGAAACCACTGATGGCACTATCGCTAGAATCTAGCGAGACGGCAGCTGCGCCGGCTTCCGACCAGCTTGATGACGATGATTACGATTATGATGATGTCGATGGTGATGAGGATCGAAGGGAAGGGTTTTTCCCACTCACCAGCTATCAGCTGAGGCAGCTAACCAGCTCCAGGCGGTTTTACGATATGGTGCTGGGCGTGCTGGGCGTGATGGAGACCGAAGCGCGCCACCAAGTGCAACGTGCCCGGGAGCGTAAGCAGGAAATCGTGCGATCAGCAAACGGTGGGGACGATCGGCCGACGTCCGAAGAGCAACCGGCGTAA
- the LOC121588594 gene encoding uncharacterized protein LOC121588594, with amino-acid sequence MRIVVALVVVLVALAVADAKCNKCNHNECECELKIARGPTPQVFPFFKKKKCNVTKPLELKPTPDVCSCEQEYRIRPSCSEHIEPKFAKSRSCECGFDHHPAQPKPKYSVDMISRQLAIEHANKQRIPETDLHMYINPMAPPPTPKRDSIAEEQLYKLHKHVLELKPPKRKRVHYRVHSSEEAEGAPCNPKDQSYFDICYGKVEMKEPKFNLRPQDGPVCDNCQDKSTAEEMDDSEEDYSPEQPIKYCSKCSKTKSKCGCATCANSYVEETEEDDSPYFRRARSSDDGVSGLVV; translated from the exons ATGAGGATCGTGGTAGCGCTGGTGGTTGTCCTAGTGGCGCTGGCCGTGGCCGACGCAAAGTGCAACAAGTGCAATCACAACGAGTGCGAATGTGAGCTGAAGATTGCCCGCGGGCCAACGCCTCAAGTGTTCCCATTTTTCAAGAAGAAAAAGTGCAACGTTACTAAGCCGCTGGAGCTAAAACCGACGCCGGACGTTTGCTCCTGCGAACAGGAGTACCGCATTCGTCCCTCCTGCTCGGAGCACATCGAGCCGAAGTTTGCCAAGTCGCGATCGTGCGAGTGTGGTTTCGATCATCATCCAGCGCAACCGAAACC CAAATATTCCGTCGACATGATCAGCCGGCAGCTGGCCATCGAGCACGCAAACAAGCAAAGAATCCCGGAAACTGACCTGCACATGTACATTAACCCGATGGCACCGCCACCGACGCCCAAGCGCGATAGCATCGCGGAGGAGCAACTGTACAAGCTGCACAAGCACGTGCTGGAGCTGAAGCCACCGAAGCGGAAGCGCGTCCACTATCGCGTCCACTCATCGGAGGAGGCGGAAGGGGCACCGTGCAATCCGAAAGATCAGAGCTACTTTGACATCTGCTACGGCAAGGTGGAGATGAAGGAGCCGAAGTTTAACTTACGTCCGCAGGATGGGCCAGTGTGTGACAACTGCCAGGACAAATCGACGGCCGAGGAGATGGACGACTCGGAGGAGGACTATTCTCCCGAGCAGCCCATTAAGTACTGCTCGAAGTGTTCGAAGACTAAGAGCAAATGTGGTTGTGCGACGTGTGCCAATAGTTACGTCGAAGAGACGGAAGAGGACGACAGTCCGTACTTCCGTCGGGCACGCTCTTCCGACGATGGCGTATCGGGGCTGGTAGTCTAG
- the LOC121589771 gene encoding uncharacterized protein LOC121589771, with protein MNGLVEIVVLGSVLAVGFSPPEVNGDFLYNAEPSQHVMHIRKLTDSDKLRIELEPVWFHLESSDQSPSPAGQQVKRQAAGELDIVRPMEIYPSVDELKRQQRKRARGSRSEPSMNDNADTFLQHFWHVETDPNGVLEQARSPKQFSSLEQQLDEGNLPSCFRQYLHEVYDRNNRSVRKLMRCLAQQSEESCRAARHPQRYLAPHYSSSEEKDTNEEQELEEKADEDYARDKPCARKVMRRRKYAERADSSEEENASKEQLKFEQVFIRSDSDSGGAIFEPTEEEEPESSRGDGTVESTSSDEPKSDGVETKPGESNESRERLYTRDGRLRPVAYRRMPQKYNTRRRKSSASSEESKQDCSGEECDNDGSWEYY; from the exons ATGAACGGGCTCGTGGAAATTGTTGTATTAGGTTCTGTGCTAGCTGTCGGATTTTCCCCACCCGAG GTTAATGGGGATTTCCTGTACAATGCGGAACCTTCGCAACACGTGATGCACATACGGAAGCTGACGGACAGTGACAAGCTGAGGATTGAACTCGAGCCGGTATGGTTTCATCTCGAGTCGTCGGACCAAAGCCCATCGCCGGCAGGCCAGCAGGTGAAACGACAGGCGGCCGGTGAACTCGACATCGTACGCCCGATGGAAATCTATCCCAGCGTTGATGAGCTGAAGCGGCAGCAACGCAAACGCGCACGAGGATCTCGCTCCGAACCATCGATGAATGACAATGCGGACACGTTTTTGCAACACTTTTGGCACGTGGAAACCGATCCGAACGGAGTGTTGGAGCAGGCACGATCGCCAAAACAGTTCAGCTCGCTCGAGCAGCAGTTGGACGAAGGTAACCTGCCGAGCTGCTTCCGGCAGTATCTGCACGAGGTGTACGACCGCAACAACCGAAGCGTGCGCAAGCTGATGCGCTGTCTGGCGCAACAGTCGGAGGAGAGTTGCAGGGCGGCAAGACATCCGCAGCGCTATTTGGCGCCGCACTATTCGAGCAGTGAGGAGAAGGACACGAACGAGGAGCAGGAACTGGAGGAGAAGGCAGACGAAGACTACGCTCGCGATAAGCCCTGTGCGAGGAAGGTGATGCGGAGGCGGAAGTACGCCGAGCGGGCTGATTCGTCGGAAGAAGAAAACGCGTCCAAGGAGCAGCTAAAGTTTGAGCAAGTTTTTATCCGCTCGGATAGTGACTCTGGTGGGGCCATTTTTGAGCCCACAGAGGAGGAGGAGCCGGAATCCTCTCGGGGTGATGGTACGGTGGAAAGCACTTCCTCCGATGAGCCGAAGAGCGATGGCGTGGAGACCAAGCCCGGGGAGTCGAATGAATCGCGGGAACGGCTGTATACGCGGGACGGTCGTCTGCGTCCCGTTGCGTACCGGCGGATGCCGCAGAAGTATAACACGCGAAGGCGGAAGTCGTCGGCCAGTTCGGAGGAATCGAAGCAAGACTGTAGTGGGGAGGAATGTGATAATGATGGATCGTGGGAGTATTATTGA
- the LOC121588781 gene encoding uncharacterized protein LOC121588781, with protein MLLRAVGLLLLSTLVARLDGRFLEVSKPPPGTVAIVPTEDDGESVLHGPLFHDLQQLDREKASEMISVKLFNQFHSRTFDVADELEGNGRELDADRPLPEARDTVHDSRDDFGRGYAHPVPPVGPIDAIELKGNGIEQDLALPDPIADVRLLDGWAQPDSREASEHRLAEDSPVEARQGKINSLTTTTTTTSTTTRTTTVRKVRRRKTRQQTSTSTSSSTRPPSTTKRTARTTAPSSSRLTTTSTTSHRPSRPKLDITRLNLDHLEDDLLLSYSARASPQALALAASTIPPPVRLLPRSIRQEEAETKAVPVPSCGCQRTYRAQHSKRSLANHIYSSEETIDRRGDYDEYDDYEDYGELKLPPAPARPLLLPAMSRLLAAPAVGSGEHHESSVERAEKVHGTLERLMGIVTIFSHVDEFIQRKTKQSIRRLARLYESEELD; from the exons ATGCTGCTGCGGGCGGTGGGACTGCTGCTTTTATCG ACCCTCGTGGCGCGTTTGGATGGCCGGTTTTTGGAAGTGAGCAAGCCGCCACCCGGAACCGTGGCGATTGTGCCAACCGAGGACGATGGCGAAAGTGTGCTGCACGGTCCGCTGTTTCACGATCTGCAGCAGCTCGACCGCGAAAAAG CCAGTGAGATGATCTCGGTGAAACTGTTCAATCAGTTCCACTCGAGAACGTTCGATGTCGCCGATGAGCTGGAGGGAAACGGCAGAGAACTCGACGCCGACCGGCCATTACCTGAGGCTCGCGATACTGTGCATGACAGTCGGGACGATTTCGGGAGGGGTTACGCGCATCCGGTGCCACCGGTCGGGCCGATCGACGCGATCGAGCTGAAGGGAAATGGGATAGAGCAGGACCTGGCCCTGCCCGACCCGATCGCCGACGTACGCTTGCTGGACGGTTGGGCACAGCCGGACAGTCGGGAGGCATCTGAGCACCGTTTGGCAGAGGACAGTCCCGTTGAAGCACGGCAgggtaaaataaattcactgaccaccaccacgaccaccacTAGCACGACCACGAGAACGACTACCGTGCGGAAGGTACGTCGACGCAAGACACGCCAGCAAAcgagcaccagcaccagcagtagTACCAGGCCTCCCAGCACCACCAAGCGCACGGCAAGAACTACCGCACCGTCATCGAGCAGGTTGACCACAACAAGCACAACAAGTCACAGACCGTCTCGTCCGAAGCTGGACATCACCAGGCTCAATCTTGACCATCTGGAAGACGATCTCCTACTGTCCTATTCCGCCCGAGCATCTCCCCAGGCTCTCGCACTTGCCGCCAGCACGATTCCACCGCCAGTCCGCTTACTACCCAGAAGCATCCGGCAGGAGGAAGCGGAAACGAAAGCGGTCCCTGTCCCATCCTGTGGCTGTCAACGGACATACCGAGCTCAGCACAGCAAACGTTCGCTTGCCAACCATATCTACTCGTCGGAGGAAACGATCGATCGCCGCGGTGACTACGACGAGTACGACGACTACGAGGACTATGGCGAGCTGAAGTTACCGCCAGCGCCTGCACGGCCACTGCTACTGCCTGCCATGTCCCGGCTGCTGGCAGCACCGGCGGTCGGTTCCGGCGAGCACCACGAGAGCAGTGTCGAGCGGGCGGAAAAGGTACATGGGACACTGGAACGGTTGATGGGCATTGTGACCATCTTTTCGCACGTGGACGAGTTTATACAGCGCAAAACGAAGCAATCGATCCGCCGGCTGGCACGGTTGTACGAGAGTGAGGAGCTGGAttag
- the LOC121589772 gene encoding uncharacterized protein LOC121589772 isoform X5: MQLVQIVTVFSCIVLQLQSVAGLKYRAEPNVVPIVPASAFGNELEAGRSAPKSPLLEIVLRILDSIQIVPKKRSRRRARSYIPASGDVRLSATATAVFRQFNFRRTGGETTDGTIARI, from the exons ATGCAGCTCGTACAGATAGTAACCGTGTTCAGCTGTATCGTTTTACAGCTTCAATCAGTGGCAGGT CTGAAGTATCGCGCTGAGCCGAACGTGGTACCGATAGTGCCGGCCAGTGCGTTTGGCAACGAATTAGAGGCGGGACGGAGCGCCCCAAAATCACCCCTGCTAGAGATAGTGCTTCGCATTCTGGACAGCATACAGATTGTGCCGAAGAAGCGGTCAAGGCGACGGGCGCGATCGTACATCCCTGCTTCCGGGGACGTGCGTCTATCTGCTACGG CTACCGCCGTTTTTCGGCAGTTCAATTTTCGGAGGACGGGTGGAGAAACCACTGATGGCACTATCGCTAGAATCTAG
- the LOC121589009 gene encoding uncharacterized protein LOC121589009, with protein MKFVGWIVLTAVVLVICVGVRWSDALPARDGYPREPCCKDCPACRHHFDVEAPKDPGCRKLHNFHYDVEKFTDCHKETYDRLDAAVEDLPERGCRKSYHYHYDVQKPCCCEEENYDTYDFEVLEPKRKPKCSKVKLEAYADHPVRECQCDCRNRRYVINGVNGSRSLPDDDSDRNRIPRMRRSIMDPFQTDHRTNAPCETGAPMHFFYSTPQHGPGRANLRARRLALRRDLPHRFRANRKEFDMNGGSGFWCRCMPLERDRDGYVQSGKPEELVGAPARSQAALRGGSVEPAVYIGDASNPVTYEQIKKHLDALPREDYSPTTNDVIGNLTVLFYDIYQQKHKKNFTLPLKYGTRTVIDQGDGIHTYDIGPIEGVYKPPKLNRIATKGLRLMGRKIDRKTDPSAGQRSNRLRNRPREGA; from the exons ATGAAGTTCGTTGGCTGGATCGTGCTTACCgcggtggtgctggtgatCTGCGTCGGGGTGCGATGGAGCGATGCCCTACCCGCACGCGATGGCTATCCGCGCGAACCGTGCTGCAAAGACTGTCCCGCCTGTCGGCATCACTTCGACGTGGAGGCTCCGAAGGATCCGGGCTGCCGGAAGCTGCACAACTTCCACTACGATGTGGAAAAGTTTACCGACTGCCATAAGGAAACGTACGATCGGTTGGATGCGGCCGTCGAGGATTTGCCCGAGCGGGGCTGCCGGAA ATCGTACCACTATCACTACGACGTCCAGAAGCCGTGCTGTTGCGAGGAGGAAAACTACGACACTTACGATTTCGAGGTGCTGGAGCCGAAAAGGAAGCCAAAGTGCTCCAAAGTGAAGTTGGAAGCGTACGCTGATCATCCTGTGCGGG AGTGTCAGTGCGACTGCCGCAATAGACGGTACGTGATAAACGGGGTGAACGGTAGCCGATCGCTGCCGGACGACGATAGTGATCGTAATCGCATACCGAGAATGCGCCGTAGTATTATGGATCCTTTTCAAACGGATCACCGCACAAACGCACCATGCGAAACTGGCGCACCGATGCACTTTTTCTACTCCACCCCACAGCACGGGCCGGGGAGGGCAAACTTGCGCGCCAGAAGGCTTGCTTTGCGCCGGGACCTTCCGCATCGATTCAGAGCAAATCGCAAAGAGTTCGATATGAACGGTGGGAGTGGATTTTGGTGTCGCTGTATGCCCTTGGAGCGGGATCGGGATGGCTATGTACAGAGCGGTAAACCGGAGGAGCTGGTTGGTGCACCGGCAAGGTCACAGGCCGCCCTCCGGGGTGGTTCCGTTGAGCCTGCCGTGTACATTGGCGACGCCTCGAACCCGGTGACGTACGAGCAGATCAAAAAGCATCTCGATGCCCTGCCAAGGGAAGACTACAGCCCGACGACGAACGATGTGATCGGCAATTTGACCGTTCTGTTCTATGATATTTATCAGCAAAAGCATAAGAAGAATTTTACCCTCCCGTTGAAGTACGGTACGCGTACCGTAATCGACCAGGGGGATGGCATACATACGTACGATATTGGGCCGATCGAGGGGGTGTACAAGCCGCCCAAGTTGAATCGCATTGCGACCAAGGGTTTGCGCCTGATGGGCAGGAAAATTGACCGCAAAACGGATCCGTCCGCTGGGCAGCGAAGCAATCGGTTGCGTAACCGGCCACGAGAGGGCGCTTGA
- the LOC121590122 gene encoding apolipophorin-3-like → MAKLVLIVLALCAVQGSFAMVRRDAPAAPAEEPNFFQSIMSIKDKIEGVFQETQQNVLKSLGFQSNEEVVQTIQTNTNQYVERLRSVQGVIEEEVKKNSEIFEPILKDLNTKLAQTTATLSEQNPEVVQKAKEYQAQVQSNVQALVAEAQKTVEKLKEDTRVPTENIQDALKKLYDYTFETLTKTANELKPKN, encoded by the exons ATGGCAAAGCTAGTGTTGATCGTCCTGGCCCTGTGCGCCGTtcag GGAAGCTTCGCGATGGTACGCCGTGATGCCCCGGCTGCACCGGCCGAGGAGCCCAACTTCTTCCAGTCGATCATGAGCATCAAGGACAAGATCGAGGGCGTGTTCCAGGAGACGCAACAGAACGTGCTCAAGTCGCTCGGCTTCCAGTCGAACGAGGAGGTGGTGCAGACGATCCAGACCAACACCAACCAGTACGTCGAGCGGCTCCGGTCGGTGCAGGGCGTGATCGAGGAGGAGGTGAAGAAGAACTCGGAAATCTTCGAGCCGATCCTGAAGGACCTGAACACCAAGCTGGCCCAAACGACGGCTACCCTGTCCGAGCAGAACCCGGAGGTGGTGCAGAAGGCGAAGGAGTACCAGGCCCAGGTCCAGAGCAACGTGCAGGCCCTGGTGGCCGAGGCCCAGAAGACGGTCGAGAAGCTGAAGGAGGACACGCGCGTGCCGACCGAGAACATCCAGGACGCGCTCAAGAAGCTGTACGACTACACGTTCGAGACGTTGACCAAGACGGCCAACGAGCTGAAGCCAAAGAACTAA